AAGCAGCTGGAAAGACAAGTCCATCGTGGTAGAGAGAGGATACGAATATGAAGTCCATGAAAGCGCTAGCGGCAGCGGCAATCAGCGTAGTGGTCTTGGCGAGCTTGGGGGCTTGCGGCACCACAGACGAACCTGACAAAACTAGCGGCAGCAAGGACAGCTCGTCGAGTTCGTCGAACTCGCATCCGTCTGCCTACGATGTGTCGGGCATTAAGAAGGACGATGCCATTGCTGCCCTCGTGCCCAAGTCTGTCTCTGAGGACGGCAAGTTCACCGTGGGCATGGAGACCACTTACGCGCCCGGCGAATTCGTGGGCGAGGACGGCAAGACCCCGATGGGCTTCGATGTGGATCTTTCCAATGCCATTGCTCAGGTTATCGGATTGAAACCCGAGATGGCTTCGGCCGCCTTTGATGCCATCATTCCAGCCATTGGTAGCAAGTACGACGCTGGTATCTCCTCCTTCACCATCACCAAGGAGCGTGAGCAGGCCGTCGATTTCGTCTCTTCCTTCAAGGCCGGCACAGCTTTTGCCGTGCAGAAGGGCAACCCGAAGAAGCTTAAGGATAGCGACCTGTGCGGCTCCAAGATTGGTGTACAGACTGGCACCATGGAAGAGCAGGACGCCGACAAACTCGCCAAGGATTGCAAGGCCCAGGGCAAGAAGGACATTGAAGTGCAGTCCTACAAGCTGCAGACTGATGCGGCTACGGCTGTGATGACCGGCAAGATTGACGTGTTCTACGCGGACTCCCAGGTGACCGGCTACGCCATCAAGCAGACCGAGGGCAAGTTGGAGCAGCTGGGCAAGGACTCAGACGTGGTCTTGCAGGGCATCGCCATCAAGAAGGGCGACCAGCAGATGACCAACGCCATGCAGAAGGCTATGCAAAAGCTCATTGACGATGGCACCTACGGCAAGATTATGGAGCACTGGGGCGTGCAGTCTGGCATGATTGACAAGGCTGAGATCAACCCCGAAGTGGCGGACTGATCGACGCGCTCTTGGTGCAGGTGAGCGGGCTCGAAGGTGGGTCCGCTCGCTGGCGTGCTGGCCGCTGACGCAAGGCTATCTAGTCAGCGGGCAGATGCCCAGCAAGTTGGCAGGGCCTGCGGGAAGAATTGTGGTAAGCGCTAAGCAGTAAGCATTAAGCAGTAAGCATTAAGCAGTAAGCGCTAAGCAGTCAGCAGTAAACAGCCAGCACTTAAGCAGTTTGAGAGCAAGACGAGTAGGGCAGCAGTAGAGGGTAGCAAGAAAGCAGGGGATGCAGATGTTTGGACACCGACAGGACGACGAGCTAAATATACCAGGGCGCATTCACGCGCGCCCGGTCAGGAAGCCAGGGCCTATCGTGGCGGCCGTGATCGTGGCGATTTTTGTGGCGATGCTGGCGCACGGGCTGGTTACGAACCCGAACTTTGACTGGCCCACGGTGTGGAAGTACCTCTTTAATGAGCATGTGCTGGACGGCATTAAGTGGACCTTGCTCCTGACGGTCTACTCCATGGTGCTGGCCACCGCCCTGGCGATTG
This window of the Bombiscardovia nodaiensis genome carries:
- a CDS encoding ABC transporter substrate-binding protein, translated to MKSMKALAAAAISVVVLASLGACGTTDEPDKTSGSKDSSSSSSNSHPSAYDVSGIKKDDAIAALVPKSVSEDGKFTVGMETTYAPGEFVGEDGKTPMGFDVDLSNAIAQVIGLKPEMASAAFDAIIPAIGSKYDAGISSFTITKEREQAVDFVSSFKAGTAFAVQKGNPKKLKDSDLCGSKIGVQTGTMEEQDADKLAKDCKAQGKKDIEVQSYKLQTDAATAVMTGKIDVFYADSQVTGYAIKQTEGKLEQLGKDSDVVLQGIAIKKGDQQMTNAMQKAMQKLIDDGTYGKIMEHWGVQSGMIDKAEINPEVAD